The following proteins are co-located in the Silene latifolia isolate original U9 population chromosome 1, ASM4854445v1, whole genome shotgun sequence genome:
- the LOC141608806 gene encoding protein POOR HOMOLOGOUS SYNAPSIS 1-like isoform X1 has product MKLGSWDVEYAKFFTFPISSSSSTSSSLLRPLCCGAKQRLKGIWVPCSSPDAVVDIFAHNNSPFPCQPTLVVSLHGIAFEEHYVSALNFIWPQGDRLSESSKRGCKVIFACYRDKMGQIQKFAMRFSSSDECQEYMEVLKCLKNGSEIDVPGAMQSNFLIEGIERERINTRQSAPAPEIADVALPDSFTALLAGCFTTTDPGVPQASPEIDLKGFLSAGSKTDKPFLDLLEKLDNIVVGLGGDLRF; this is encoded by the exons ATGAAGTTGGGATCATGGGACGTAGAATACGCAAAATTCTTCACCTTTCCAATTTCATCTTCATCGTCAACATCCTCCTCTCTACTCCGACCGCTGTGTTGTGGCGCTAAACAACGTTTAAAGGGCATTTGGGTTCCTTGTTCTTCACCGGATGCTGTTGTTGACATTTTCGCTCATAATAACTCTCCGTTTCCTTGTCAACCTACCCTTGTCGTCTCTCTTCATGGCATTGCCTTT GAAGAACACTATGTTTCCGCGCTGAATTTTATATGGCCACAAGGAGATCGTCTTAGCGAAAGCTCTAAAAGAGGATGCAAAGTCATATTTGCTTGTTACAGAGACAAAATGGGGCAG ATCCAGAAGTTTGCCATGCGGTTCTCTTCTTCTGATGAATGCCAGGAATATATGGAGGTGTTGAAG TGTCTAAAGAATGGAAGTGAGATCGATGTCCCAGGTGCAATGCAGTCCAATTTCTTAATTGAGGG GATTGAAAGAGAGCGTATTAACACAAGGCAATCCGCCCCTGCTCCTGAAATTGCTGATGTTGCATTGCCTGATAGCTTTACCGCACTTCTTGCTGGTTGTTTTACCACTACTGATCCCG GAGTACCTCAAGCATCTCCTGAAATTGATCTCAAGGGTTTTCTCAGCGCG GGTAGCAAGACAGACAAGCCTTTCCTAG ACTTGCTGGAAAAGTTGGATAACATCGTAGTTGGACTCGGAGGAGACTTGAGATTCTGA
- the LOC141608806 gene encoding protein POOR HOMOLOGOUS SYNAPSIS 1-like isoform X2 yields MKLGSWDVEYAKFFTFPISSSSSTSSSLLRPLCCGAKQRLKGIWVPCSSPDAVVDIFAHNNSPFPCQPTLVVSLHGIAFEEHYVSALNFIWPQGDRLSESSKRGCKVIFACYRDKMGQIQKFAMRFSSSDECQEYMEVLKCLKNGSEIDVPGAMQSNFLIEGERINTRQSAPAPEIADVALPDSFTALLAGCFTTTDPGVPQASPEIDLKGFLSAGSKTDKPFLDLLEKLDNIVVGLGGDLRF; encoded by the exons ATGAAGTTGGGATCATGGGACGTAGAATACGCAAAATTCTTCACCTTTCCAATTTCATCTTCATCGTCAACATCCTCCTCTCTACTCCGACCGCTGTGTTGTGGCGCTAAACAACGTTTAAAGGGCATTTGGGTTCCTTGTTCTTCACCGGATGCTGTTGTTGACATTTTCGCTCATAATAACTCTCCGTTTCCTTGTCAACCTACCCTTGTCGTCTCTCTTCATGGCATTGCCTTT GAAGAACACTATGTTTCCGCGCTGAATTTTATATGGCCACAAGGAGATCGTCTTAGCGAAAGCTCTAAAAGAGGATGCAAAGTCATATTTGCTTGTTACAGAGACAAAATGGGGCAG ATCCAGAAGTTTGCCATGCGGTTCTCTTCTTCTGATGAATGCCAGGAATATATGGAGGTGTTGAAG TGTCTAAAGAATGGAAGTGAGATCGATGTCCCAGGTGCAATGCAGTCCAATTTCTTAATTGAGGG AGAGCGTATTAACACAAGGCAATCCGCCCCTGCTCCTGAAATTGCTGATGTTGCATTGCCTGATAGCTTTACCGCACTTCTTGCTGGTTGTTTTACCACTACTGATCCCG GAGTACCTCAAGCATCTCCTGAAATTGATCTCAAGGGTTTTCTCAGCGCG GGTAGCAAGACAGACAAGCCTTTCCTAG ACTTGCTGGAAAAGTTGGATAACATCGTAGTTGGACTCGGAGGAGACTTGAGATTCTGA